From the genome of Arthrobacter sp. SLBN-122:
ATGGCTCGAGAGTGGAGCCGGACTGCCGGCCATGAAAGGTTCGTAGATGAAGGCACTGCCAGTTGAGCCCAGCAACGTCCCTGTTGCCATCGGCTCCAGGATCCGGGCCGCCCGGCAGTCCCAACGGCTCACCATCGAGCAGGTTGCCGACGCCACCGGCCTGACCAAAGGCTTCCTCAGCCGGGTGGAGCGGGACCTCACCTCCCCGTCGGTCGCCTCCCTTGTAACGCTCTGCCAAGTGCTGTCCATTTCCATCGGTGATCTTTTTGCGGCGCCGGAAACCCACCTGACCAAGCGGAACGATGGCCCGCGGATTTCGCTTGGCGGCCAGGGCATCGTGGAGCGGCTCCTGACGGCACGCTCGGAACGCCGCGTCCAGATTATCCAGGCCGTGATCGAGCCCCATGGCCGCGGCGAGTCCGAGCTCTACGCAGTGGACTGCGACGTGGATGTGCTGCATGTGATCAAGGGGTCCATCAAGCTGATCCTCACCAACGAGGAATACGAACTCAATACCGGCGACACCGTGACCTTCCCGGGCCGCGAGCCGCATACCTGGGTCAATCCCACGGACAAGCCGGCTGAGGTGCTCTGGGTCCTGGTCCCCGCCGCCAGCCGCTAACTGTGCATTCCTCCCCGGTTACTTTCCGCGGCCTGCGGCGGTCTCCGCCCTTTCCGGGGAGGTTGTCCCCCACGCGTGCCCAGGGGCCGGGGTAACTGGGCTGGAATGGACACCCGTCAGGAAGCCGGCCTGCGGCGGTCCGCCAATACTGCCCTGATGTCATCCAGCACCTGCTGTTGGTTGAACCAGATGTGCTCCGGCATATTGCGCAGGACGGCAAAGCCCTTAACCGTTGATGAATTATTCCGGTCCCTGTCCCTGAACATGTCAGCCCTTTGTGAGTGGAATGCGAAGCCATCGATTTCGACAATGAGGAAGCCGTCCAGCAGGAAGTCCACCCTCCCAATGCCCGGCAGAAACACTTGTGCCTCGTAGGAAATCCCGTTCGTGCGGAACAGGTGCTGCGCATCGACCTCAACCATGGACTCGGCGCGCAGGTCGAGTTCCCGCAGCATCCGAAGCGCCGTGCCCGAGCGATCCGCGCGCAGTTGCTCCGCCAAAAGTTCCCGCGGCACGCCGTGCAGACGGATGGCCGAGGTTGCCAGTGCGGTGGAGGCCGGAGGGGTAAGGCAACCCAACGCATGCAGTGCGACATCTTCGACCGCTGCTACTGGCGACCAGGCTTGCCCTTGGAACCTGACGGTGCGGTGACGGACGAAACCGGTTCCGTGGCCATGGTTGCAGGCCAGATGAAGCCGCGTTGGCGGTCTTCTTAGCCAGAGACCGTAATGGGAGGCCGCGCTCGCGCAGCTGAGCCGGCCATTGTGCTCGATTGCAGCCCGAAAGTCCTCGTCGCAGCCCGGCAGCACAAAGAGCCCGCGCTTGGGTTGGGTTGCACCGACTTCCTTGAGCCGCAACAGGTCCCGCCTGGAGAATCCGGCGTCGAGGAGTTGGGCCGACCGGGCAACCCCGCCAGCCTTGTGAAGATACTCAAGAATTTCCACGCCGCCATTTGATCTCCCCGGTCGGCGTAGCGGAAGCCCACGGTCGCCCTAAGTGGACAAGCCCGGGGCTGTGGCGTGGGCTCCTTCCCGGTTGCCTGCCGAGCCCGCATTTCCTTGCAGCGCGAAGTCCCGGAATCGCGGGGGATAAGACGCAGACCAAGTGTGCGCAGCGGGAGTAACTGGGCAGGAATGTGCGGGCCAACGATGCTAAGTAAACACCTGGTGCCTCATAGAAAACAGGGGTGTATGATTGCAGTCACACCAGTCCCCTCAACTCCTCGAAGGAGAGGCCTCCATTGGAAGAGCTGCGCATTGAAGCCAACGGCAACCTTGGCCCCATCGATTCATCCCGGATTCCCCGTTACGCCGGGACTGCCACCTATGCCCGCCTTCCCCGCCTTGACCAGGTTGAAAAAGCCGATGTGACTGTGGTGGGCGTGCCCTTCGACTCCGGCGTTTCCTACCGGCCGGGAGCCCGCTTCGGCGCCAACCATGTTCGCGAGGCCAGCAGGCTGCTGCGCCCCTACAATCCCGCCTGGGACGTCAGCCCGTTCGAAAACATCCAGGTGGCCGACGCTGGGGACATGGCCGTCAACCCGTTCCACATCAATGAAGCCATCGAGACCATCCAGCAGAACGCGCTGGACCTCACCGCCGCCGGGAGCAAACTGCTGACCCTCGGCGGGGACCACACCATCGCGCTGCCGCTGCTTCGGGCCGCTGCCGAGCGCGCCGGCGGACCCATCGCCATGCTCCACTTCGATGCCCACCTGGACACCTGGGACACCTACTTCGGCGCCGAATACACCCATGGCACGCCCTTTCGCCGCGCAGTGGAGGAGGGCATCCTGGACACCGAGGCCATCAGCCACATCGGCACCCGCGGCCCGCTCTATGGCAAGAAGGATCTCGACGACGACCACCGTTTCGGCTTCGGCATCGTCACCTCCGCGGACGTCTACTACCAGGGCGTGCTGGAAACCGTAGCCAAGGTCCGCGACCGGATCGGCGACCGGCCGCTCTACATCTCGGTGGACATCGATGTCCTGGATCCGGCCCACGCACCGGGCACCGGCACCCCGGAAGCCGGCGGCATCACCAGCCGCGAACTGCTCGAAATCATCCGGGGCTTCCGCGGGATGAACCTGGTGGGCGCCGACGTCGTCGAAGTCGCCCCCGCCTACGACCACGCCGACATGACCGGTGTCGCTGCGAGCCATGTCGCCTACGAACTGGTGACTCTCATGGCTGACAACGCGGTGCCGGGGAGCCGCTTTGGCGCCGAGACCGGCTACCAGGCACAGGCCCTTGGCCAGGAAGCCCGCCGCCCCGCAGGTTTCGCAGGCGTCACCACGGAGTAGGCGGTGAGCGAATTGGGCGTGCCCGCCGAAGGGCAGGGGAGCGGTGTACGTAATGGCGGGGACCTCGTCGTCGAGACCCTCGAAGCGCTGGGCGCGAAGACCGTGTTTGGCATCCCGGGCCAGCATGCCCTGGGACTGTTCGATGCGATGGGCCGGGGCAATCTGCACTTCGTCTCCTCCCGGATCGAGAACAATTCAGCCTTTGCCGCCGACGGATACTCCCGCGCCACCGGGGAAGTGGGCGTGCTGTTCCTGTCCACCGGGCCCGGCGCGCTGACCTCCCTGGCAGGCCTGCAGGAGGCGTACGCCACGGGTGTGCCCATGGTGGTGGTGGCCAGCCAGATTCCACTGGAGGGTCTGGGTGCCCGGCGCAAGGGAATGCTGCACCAGCTTGATGACCAGAAGGCGTCTGCGGCGAACGTGACCAAGAGCCAGCGCTTGATCCAGCACGCCTCGGGCATCCCGTCCGCCATCCAGGATGCCTGGACTGAGGCTATCTCCTCACCGCAGGGTCCGGTGTGGCTGGAGATCCCGCAAAACGTGCTGCTGGACCCCATCATGGTGCCTCCGGTGGAGGATGCCTTGGCCGAGGCGGCGGACAACCCGCCCCGGATCGAACTGGTGCGGGAGGCCGTCAAGTGGCTGGAGACAGCCAAGCGCCCGGCCATCATCGCCGGCGGCGGAACCCGCCGCGGCAAGGCGGAGAAGTCCCTGCTGTCCATCGCGGAGAAACTGCGCGCCCCGGTGATCTGTACCCCGGGCGGCAATGGTGCGTTCCCCTGGAACCACGAGCTGTCGCTGCAGGCGTGGATCGAGGACCGCTACATGACCGACGTCCTGGAGGACGCCGACGTCCTGGTGGTGGTCGGCTCCTCCCTGGGCGAGGTGACCTCCAACTACTTCACCTTTGAACCGCGCGGGCGGATCATCCAGATCG
Proteins encoded in this window:
- the speB gene encoding agmatinase, whose product is MEELRIEANGNLGPIDSSRIPRYAGTATYARLPRLDQVEKADVTVVGVPFDSGVSYRPGARFGANHVREASRLLRPYNPAWDVSPFENIQVADAGDMAVNPFHINEAIETIQQNALDLTAAGSKLLTLGGDHTIALPLLRAAAERAGGPIAMLHFDAHLDTWDTYFGAEYTHGTPFRRAVEEGILDTEAISHIGTRGPLYGKKDLDDDHRFGFGIVTSADVYYQGVLETVAKVRDRIGDRPLYISVDIDVLDPAHAPGTGTPEAGGITSRELLEIIRGFRGMNLVGADVVEVAPAYDHADMTGVAASHVAYELVTLMADNAVPGSRFGAETGYQAQALGQEARRPAGFAGVTTE
- a CDS encoding thiamine pyrophosphate-binding protein, with the translated sequence MSELGVPAEGQGSGVRNGGDLVVETLEALGAKTVFGIPGQHALGLFDAMGRGNLHFVSSRIENNSAFAADGYSRATGEVGVLFLSTGPGALTSLAGLQEAYATGVPMVVVASQIPLEGLGARRKGMLHQLDDQKASAANVTKSQRLIQHASGIPSAIQDAWTEAISSPQGPVWLEIPQNVLLDPIMVPPVEDALAEAADNPPRIELVREAVKWLETAKRPAIIAGGGTRRGKAEKSLLSIAEKLRAPVICTPGGNGAFPWNHELSLQAWIEDRYMTDVLEDADVLVVVGSSLGEVTSNYFTFEPRGRIIQIDAEPRVLESNRPGLGIRADAGQALAALDEALQSGRTTSPDWHGSTPEGLVKESLAKVRARLESQDLAKELKFMADIREAVPADMQTFWDMTIAAYWGWSCWDAREGQFHSAQGAGGLGFAFPGAIGAAVGLETTGRPGRVLAVSGDGSSMYSIAELATAKQHNVPVTWLIVDDGGYGILREYMVGAFGMATATELARPDFVKLAESFGVPATRVAPEDVGDALKAGFAADGPNVVVVETLLKMFAPTHVDV
- a CDS encoding DUF559 domain-containing protein; this translates as MEILEYLHKAGGVARSAQLLDAGFSRRDLLRLKEVGATQPKRGLFVLPGCDEDFRAAIEHNGRLSCASAASHYGLWLRRPPTRLHLACNHGHGTGFVRHRTVRFQGQAWSPVAAVEDVALHALGCLTPPASTALATSAIRLHGVPRELLAEQLRADRSGTALRMLRELDLRAESMVEVDAQHLFRTNGISYEAQVFLPGIGRVDFLLDGFLIVEIDGFAFHSQRADMFRDRDRNNSSTVKGFAVLRNMPEHIWFNQQQVLDDIRAVLADRRRPAS
- a CDS encoding helix-turn-helix domain-containing protein; protein product: MKALPVEPSNVPVAIGSRIRAARQSQRLTIEQVADATGLTKGFLSRVERDLTSPSVASLVTLCQVLSISIGDLFAAPETHLTKRNDGPRISLGGQGIVERLLTARSERRVQIIQAVIEPHGRGESELYAVDCDVDVLHVIKGSIKLILTNEEYELNTGDTVTFPGREPHTWVNPTDKPAEVLWVLVPAASR